A part of Candida albicans SC5314 chromosome 2, complete sequence genomic DNA contains:
- a CDS encoding uncharacterized protein (Ortholog of C. parapsilosis CDC317 : CPAR2_407200.1, C. dubliniensis CD36 : Cd36_24070, Pichia stipitis Pignal : PICST_31669 and Spathaspora passalidarum NRRL Y-27907 : spas_CGOB_00103) gives MSHDVRKRIRSEYKFVNAFTPFLLNQQSYDQDEHRRLFSQLPKLPPQLGQSILEFIDNAPVSITTITTPTIEICQSRNDLGENIPVKPKSSARKKPSLKQAHFKILSRRCCRPHKNSNTTSATTTNNNNDDEEDNYQIRSSSSIPGDDTEEIQVQLVYNKSNTPKYLGQFINVYSDNRLKRQCKSCPAMYTDLKGFNRHYESKHL, from the exons ATGTCACA TGATGTCCGTAAACGGATACGTTCTGAATACAAATTTGTCAATGCATTTACTCCttttttattgaatcaacAACTGTACGACCAAGACGAACACCGGCGGCTATTTTCTCAATTGCCTAAATTACCTCCACAATTAGGACAAAGTATTCTTGAATTCATTGATAATGCCCCTGTgtcaataacaacaataacgaCACCCACAATAGAAATATGTCAACTGAGAAACGATCTTGGAGAAAATATACCTGTAAAACCTAAATCTTCGGCCCGTAAAAAACCTAGTTTGAAACAGGCacatttcaaaattttatcTCGTCGTTGTTGTCGCCCCCACAAAAATAGTAACACCACCAgcgccaccaccaccaacaacaacaacgacgATGAAGAGgacaattatcaaattagaAGTTCATCATCTATACCAGGTGATGATACTGAAGAAATTCAAGTTCAATTAGTGTATAATAAATCCAATACTCCAAAATATCTTGgtcaattcattaatgTATATCTGGATAATCGATTAAAACGTCAATGTAAATCATGTCCTGCCATGTATACTGATTTGAAAGGATTTAATCGACATTATGAAAGCAAACATTTATAA
- a CDS encoding uncharacterized protein (Membrane-localized protein of unknown function), protein MKLSTIFTAFAATIATVAGYETTGSKQTVDILIDYIIKETPELSQNDVANWENGDTVTLQYVVNNNEESEITVVGVTGQFKNPINNEIVTNLTTGKVGPIAVPPGEAIKFDQKINVDLIPANYELIPHVFIAQDSLIKVIPCRGQLATIVDAAVSFFDPRLIFLELVLLITFAGLIYVGYEIWGKQYFKGVAPVKAKKVSAAKASSPVATGPSTTSATGYDTNWIPESHLKQKKTKKVN, encoded by the coding sequence ATGAAATTATCCACCATTTTTACTGCATTTGCAGCTACAATTGCCACTGTAGCTGGTTACGAAACTACTGGCTCAAAACAAACCGTTGATATTCTTATTGATTATATCATCAAGGAAACACCAGAATTATCTCAAAACGACGTGGCCAATTGGGAAAATGGCGACACTGTGACACTTCAATATGTTGTTaacaataatgaagaatcaGAAATCACTGTTGTCGGTGTAACTGGTCAATTCAAAAACCCcataaataatgaaattgtcaCTAATTTGACTACAGGGAAAGTTGGTCCTATTGCTGTTCCACCGGGTGAAGCgattaaatttgatcaaaaaattaatgttgatttaatcCCAGCAAATTATGAATTGATTCCTCATGTTTTCATTGCTCAAGATAGTTTGATTAAAGTCATTCCATGCCGTGGTCAATTGGCTACTATTGTTGACGCTGctgtttcatttttcgATCCAAGATTGATCTTTTTGGAATTGGTATTGTTGATTACTTTTGCTGGTTTGATATATGTTGGTTATGAAATTTGGGGTAAACAATATTTCAAAGGTGTTGCTCCAGTTAAAGCTAAGAAAGTATCTGCTGCTAAAGCTTCAAGTCCTGTTGCAACTGGCCCCTCTACTACTTCTGCTACTGGATACGATACTAACTGGATTCCAGAATCtcatttgaaacaaaagaaaaccaaGAAGGTTAACTAA
- a CDS encoding uncharacterized protein (Has domain(s) with predicted catalytic activity) has translation MQQFLRFILLLLSLISYTTFALTISTTKFLKRGSLPSSSSFDPHDAFEAAINSTWSIFWNDTNQGFSQSDPSCPNSQTSTPFQYSVVWSVAVAGMAIVQSGDISKTNQIITSLYKYQNSQGWFSATPGGGESFVDDNCQVLWVFIEAYELTNNTKYLTTANKLMELIQGQWSDKVGGVKWQVDGDYIASISTVEAALCAVQLYEQNKDDSLLSFAKKCLSWLDDNLLDKSDGFYYDGLNVNNKTNIDKGKLTYTVGVAISTYSYLYKYTNDEQYVLIATAKANETIKSTTFMRSNGYWNNDLKYLHLLFVGIVDLIIIMGDEKSDFSNDIMKQGEFIYKYDQLSEIGNYLDFTGVKQLYDQYVKQSGDNSSINYQFNGDDYCDGSNDSGQIKRSLMENASAAQIFYQLNRLE, from the coding sequence atgcaACAATTCCTTCgttttatattattactacTTTCATTAATATCATATACCACTTTTGCAttaacaatatcaacaacaaaatttcTCAAACGTGGATCCCTCccctcttcttcttcatttgaTCCCCATGATGCATTTGAAGCTGCGATTAATTCCACATGGTCAATATTTTGGAATGACACTAACCAAGGATTTTCCCAATCTGATCCATCATGTCCAAATTCACAAACTTCAACCCCTTTTCAATATTCAGTAGTTTGGAGTGTTGCTGTTGCCGGTATGGCAATTGTTCAATCGGGTGACATTTCCAAAACCAACCAGATCATTACttcattatataaatatcaaaattctCAAGGTTGGTTTTCTGCTACTCCTGGAGGTGGAGAAagttttgttgatgataattgtCAAGTATTATGGGTTTTCATTGAAGCTTATGAATTaactaataatacaaaatatttaactactgctaataaattaatggAATTGATTCAAGGACAATGGTCAGATAAAGTTGGTGGAGTTAAATGGCAAGTTGATGGAGATTATATTGCATCGATTTCTACCGTTGAAGCAGCATTATGTGCGGTTCAATTATATGAACAGAATAAAGACGACTCTTTATTGTCATTTGCTAAGAAATGTCTTTCATGGTTagatgataatttattagataAACTGGATGGATTTTATTATGATGGATTGAatgttaataataaaaccaATATTGATAAAGGGAAATTAACTTATACTGTTGGAGTAGCAATTTCAACTTATTCTTATCTTTACAAGTACACCAATGATGAACAATATGTTTTGATAGCTACTGCCAAAGCTaatgaaacaattaaatcaacGACATTTATGAGAAGTAATGGATATTGgaataatgatttaaaatatttacatttattatttgttggaattgttgatttaataatcaTCATGGGCGATGAAAAACTGGACTTTAGTAATGATATAATGAAACAAGGTGAAttcatttataaatatgatCAATTATCtgaaattggaaattatcTTGATTTTACTGGTGTTAAACAATTATATGATCAATATGTTAAACAAAGTGGGGATAATTCAAgtataaattatcaatttaatgGTGATGATTATTGTGATGGGAGCAATGATTCAGGACAAATTAAACGTTCATTAATGGAAAATGCTTCAGCAGCacaaatattttatcaattaaaccGACTTGAATAA
- the YOR1 gene encoding ATP-binding cassette transporter (Protein similar to S. cerevisiae Yor1; ABC-type plasma membrane transporter involved in resistance to aureobasidin A; white cell type-specific transcript; Spider biofilm induced), producing MAPPPNSDALENQELLQRQKRLLSFMLSKKVPPVPTQDERKPYPASSANIFSRMFFWWLSPVMKSGYKRTLQPDDLFYLTDDIKVQHMADAFYGYMSNDIAKARQQHISEKCKERGETLENSSVDPETDLQDFKLSKFLTVWALAKTFKWQYTWACICLTLSNVGQTTLPLLSKKLIEYVELKALGHETGIGKGLGYSFGTAIIVFVIGVFINHFFYRSMITGAQAKAVLTKALLDKSFKLNAEARHKYPLGKITSMLGTDLSRIDFALGFQPFLIVFPVPIGIAIAILIINIGPASLVGVGILFVFMIAIAFSTGKLFAYRKKANFYTDSRVNYIKEALTNLKVIKFYSWEPPYHENISNVRKKEMKIIYRMQVLRNVVTSFAMSLTLFASMTAFLVLYAIRTHNRDPASIFSSLSLYNTLTQQVFLLPMALASGADAFMGISRVGEFMSQGEIREGENSIEATPEMKQLMEQDDLAIEVDHADFEWETFADEEDPDKKKDVDGDGDGDDEDKNTADVITSTHEVTSEKSYAKENGSSTIASNSEEKEKEKAQSKDLEEEVTFKGLKDINIKVKKGEFIVITGLIGSGKSSFLNALSGFMKRTNGTVSVNGSLLLCGYPWVQNNTVKENIVFGSEWNEEKYNKVIYACSLEADLEILPAGDRTEIGERGITLSGGQKARINLARAVYADKEIILLDDVLSAVDARVGKHIMNNCILDLLKDKTRILATHQLSLIGSADRVIFLNPNGTIDVGKFEELQATNESFSKLMAYNSESKKENDEDEDKDNDEPQDGIEQEEDPMEDELEEERKMIQRQITQRTQPEDKEVEDEEGRHREFNVDNTADGTLIEAEDRAVNAISLSVYKEYIVLGSGRFSPWIVVPVLLTFIILATFCQIFTNTWLSFWTGHKFDQPDKVYIGVYIMFAFLSFIILTLEFIVLVYITNTAAVMLNVMAVKKVLHAPMSFMDTTPMGRILNRFTKDTDVLDNEIGDQLRFFLFVLANIIGVLILCIIYLPWFAIAIPFLGFLFVSIANYYQASAREIKRLEAIQRSLVYNNFDETLSGMITIKAYHATERFALKNNYLIDRMNEAYYITIANQRWLAIHMDFVAALFALLIALLCVNRVFNISASSVGLIVSYVFQIAGQLSMLIRTFTQVENEMNSAERLHTYAQNLPKEAPYVITENTPPPNWPHRGAIEFDNASLAYRPGLPLVLKNLNFKINPMEKIGICGRTGAGKSSIMTALYRLSELESGKIIIDDIDISTLGLKDLRSKLSIIPQDPVLFRGSIRKNLDPFNEHSDDKLWDALRRTGLIEESRLDIVKKQIKPTIEHKNQDTKKKNKKDNKKDNGNGDSGSGDVSSTLHKFHLDQTVEEEGSNFSLGERQLIAFARALVRDSRILILDEATSSVDYETDSKIQHTIIKEFKDCTILCIAHRLKTIINYDRILVLDKGEIKEFDTPWNLFNTENSIFQQMCHRSNITEQDFQEATGF from the coding sequence ATGGCACCCCCACCTAATTCAGATGCTCTTGAAAATCAAGAGTTACTTCAACGACAGAAACGATTATTAAGTTTCATGCTATCGAAAAAAGTCCCACCTGTGCCTACTCAAGATGAAAGGAAACCATATCCAGCAAGTTCTGCTAATATATTTTCCCGAATGTTTTTCTGGTGGTTATCACCAGTGATGAAATCGGGTTATAAACGAACTTTGCAACCCgatgatttgttttatttaacTGACGATATTAAAGTACAACATATGGCTGATGCATTTTATGGGTATATGAGCAATGATATAGCGAAAGCTAGACAACAACATATACTGGAAAAATGTAAAGAAAGAGGTGAAACTTTAGAAAATTCATCAGTTGATCCTGAGACTGATTTACaagattttaaattatctAAATTTCTTACAGTATGGGCTTTAGCGAAAACTTTCAAATGGCAATATACTTGGGCATGTATTTGTTTAACATTGAGTAATGTTGGTCAAACTacattaccattattatcgaaaaaattaattgaatacGTTGAATTAAAAGCTCTTGGTCATGAAACTGGTATTGGTAAAGGTTTAGGTTATTCATTTGGTACAGCAATAATTGTGTTTGTTATTGGGGTATTTATTAATCATTTCTTTTATAGATCAATGATTACTGGTGCTCAAGCCAAAGCGGTATTAACTAAAGCACTTTTagataaatcatttaaattaaatgcCGAGGCAAGACATAAATATCCATTAGGTAAAATAACTTCAATGTTAGGAACAGATTTATCtagaattgattttgcCCTTGGGTTCCAACCTTTTTTAATAGTATTCCCGGTACCGATTGGAATTGCTATTGctattttaattattaatattggTCCAGCTTCATTAGTTGGGGTCGggattttatttgtttttatgATTGCCATTGCCTTTTCCACTGGGAAATTATTTGCCTATAGGAAAAAAGCCAATTTTTATACTGATTCAAGAGTTAATTATATTAAAGAAGCTTTGACGAATTTAAAAGTGATCAAATTTTATTCTTGGGAACCACCATATCATGAAAATATTTCTAATGTTcgtaaaaaagaaatgaaaattatttatcGAATGCAAGTATTAAGAAATGTTGTCACATCATTTGCCATGTCATTAACATTGTTTGCTTCAATGACAGCATTTTTAGTACTTTATGCCATTAGAACTCATAATCGAGATCCAGCATCGATTTTTTCATCACTTTCATTATATAATACTTTGACTCAACAAGTTTTCCTTTTACCAATGGCTTTAGCAAGTGGTGCTGATGCATTTATGGGTATTTCTCGTGTTGGTGAATTCATGTCTCAAGGTGAAATACGCGAAGGAGAAAATTCTATTGAAGCAACTCCAgaaatgaaacaattaatGGAACAAGATGATTTAGCTATAGAAGTAGATCATGCTGATTTTGAATGGGAAACTTTtgctgatgaagaagatccagataagaaaaaagatgttgatggtgatggtgatggtgatgatgaagacaAGAACACTGCTGATGTAATTACTTCAACTCATGAAGTTACTAGTGAAAAATCGTATGCTAAAGAAAATGGAAGTTCAACTATTGCTAGTAATAGTGAAgagaaggaaaaagaaaaagcaCAATCCAAAGActtggaagaagaagtcACTTTCAAAGGATTAAAAGACATTAACATTAAAGTGAAAAAAGGtgaatttattgttatcaCTGGATTAATTGGTTCTGgtaaatcatcatttttgAATGCTCTTTCTGGATTTATGAAACGTACTAATGGTACAGTTAGTGTTAATGGATCGTTATTACTTTGTGGATATCCATGGGTACAAAATAATACTgttaaagaaaatattgttttcGGATCAGAATGgaatgaagaaaaatataataaagtAATATATGCTTGTTCATTGGAAGCCGATTTAGAAATTTTACCAGCAGGTGATAGAACAGAAATTGGGGAACGTGGTATTACTTTATCTGGAGGTCAAAAGGCCAGAATCAATTTAGCTCGTGCCGTGTATGCtgataaagaaatcatTTTATTGGATGATGTCTTGAGTGCTGTTGATGCTCGTGTTGGGAAACATATTATGAATAATTGTATTttagatttattaaaagataaaacTAGAATCTTGGCCACTCatcaattatcattaattggTTCTGCTGATAGAGTTATTTTCTTGAATCCTAATGGTACTATTGATGTTGGgaaatttgaagaattacaaGCAACTAATGAAAGTTTTAGTAAATTAATGGCTTACAATAGTGaatcaaagaaagaaaacgACGAAGACGAAGACAAAGACAATGATGAACCACAAGATGGaattgaacaagaagaagatccAATGGAAGATGAacttgaagaagaaaggaAAATGATTCAAAGACAAATCACTCAAAGAACTCAACCAGAAGATAAAGAGgtagaagatgaagaaggaCGTCATCGTGAATTCAATGTTGATAACACTGCTGATGGTACATTAATTGAAGCAGAAGATCGTGCAGTTAATGCCATTAGTTTGAGTGTTTATAAAGAATACATTGTTTTAGGATCAGGAAGATTTTCTCCTTGGATTGTTGTTCCTGTTTTATTaacttttattattttggcGACATTTTGTCAAATATTCACTAATACTTGGTTATCTTTCTGGACCGGTCataaatttgatcaacCAGATAAAGTTTATATTGGGGTTTATATCATGTTTgcatttttatcatttataattttgaCATTggaatttattgttttggtttataTCACCAATACCGCAGCTGTGATGTTGAATGTTATGGCTGTGAAAAAAGTTTTACATGCCCCTATGTCATTTATGGATACTACCCCTATGGGGAGAATTTTGAATCGTTTCACTAAGGATACTGATGTTTtagataatgaaattggtgATCAATTGAGGTTTTTCTTATTTGTATTGGCTAATATTATTGGGGTATTGATATTATGTATTATTTATCTTCCTTGGTTTGCTATTGCCATACCGTTTTTAGggtttttatttgttaGTATTGccaattattatcaagCTTCAGCAAGAGAAATTAAACGTTTGGAAGCCATTCAAAGATCATTagtttataataattttgatgaaactTTGAGTGGGATGATTACTATTAAAGCATATCATGCAACCGAAAGATTTGCcttgaaaaataattatttgatcGATAGAATGAATGAAGCTTATTATATCACAATTGCTAATCAACGTTGGTTAGCCATTCATATGGATTTTGTGGCTGCACTTTTCGCATTATTAATTGCCTTACTTTGTGTTAATCGAGTTTTCAATATTAGTGCTTCATCAGTTGGGTTAATTGTATCATATGTTTTCCAAATTGCTGGTCAATTATCCATGCTTATTAGAACTTTCACTCAAGtggaaaatgaaatgaattCTGCCGAAAGATTACATACTTATGCACAAAATTTACCTAAAGAAGCTCCTTATGTCATTACCGAAAATActccaccaccaaattGGCCCCACAGGGGAGctattgaatttgataatgcTTCATTAGCTTATAGACCAGGATTACCattagttttgaaaaatttgaattttaaaattaatccAATGGAAAAAATTGGTATTTGTGGAAGAACCGGTGCTggtaaatcatcaattatgACAGCATTATATCGATTATCAGAATTAGAACTGGggaaaattattattgatgatattgatatttcaaCTTTGGGTTTAAAAGATCTTCgatcaaaattatcaattattccTCAAGATCCAGTATTATTCCGAGGTTCAATTCGGAAAAACTTGGATCCATTCAATGAACATTCCGATGATAAACTTTGGGATGCATTAAGACGTACTGgattaattgaagaatcAAGATTAGATATCGTTaagaaacaaatcaaaccaACCATTGAACACAAGAACCAGgacaccaagaaaaaaaacaagaaagaCAACAAGAAAGATAATGGCAATGGTGatagtggtagtggtgaTGTCAGTTCAACATTACATAAATTCCATTTAGATCAAActgttgaagaagaaggatCAAATTTTTCCCTTGGTGAACGTCAATTAATTGCCTTTGCAAGAGCATTAGTTCGTGATTCACgaattttaattcttgatgAAGCTACATCATCAGTTGATTATGAAACTGATTCTAAAATTCAACACACAattattaaagaatttaaaGATTGTACAATTTTATGTATTGCTCATAGATTGAAaactattattaattatgaTAGAATTTTGGTATTAGATAAAGgtgaaattaaagaatttgataCTCCTTGGAATTTATTCAATACTGAAAATagtatttttcaacaaatgtGTCATCGTTCAAATATAACTGAACAAGATTTCCAAGAAGCTACTGGGTTTTAA
- the MP65 gene encoding putative family 17 glucosidase (Cell surface mannoprotein; cell-wall glucan metabolism, adhesion; adhesin motif; O-glycosylation; induced by heat, germ tube formation, wall regeneration; mycelial antigen; diagnostic marker; fluconazole-repressed; Spider biofilm induced), whose translation MLFKSFVTFTVLANALAAPLAHQHHQHKEEKRAVHVVTTTNVVVVTIGNGDQTTTFAAPSVAAESSVSVSVNTEPPQNHPTTTQDVASASTYPSSTDGSAASSSAAASSSSQAGSEPSGGVGSGGAKGITYSPYSDNGGCKSESQIASEIAQLSGFDVIRLYGVDCSQVEAVLKAKTSSQKIFAGIFDVSSITSGIESLAEAVKSCGSWDDIYTVSIGNELVNAGSATPSQIKAYVEEGRKALKAAGYTGPVVSVDTFIAVINNPDLCDYSDYMAVNAHAFFDGHVVAENSGAWVLQQIQRVWTACGGKKNVLITETGWPSRGDSNGVAVPSKSNQQAAISSIKSSCGASAILFTAFNDLWKADGPYNAEKYWGIYSN comes from the coding sequence ATGTTATTCAAGTCTTTCGTTACTTTTACTGTCTTAGCCAATGCTTTGGCTGCTCCATTAGctcatcaacatcatcaacataaagaagaaaaaagagcTGTTCATGTtgttaccaccaccaatgttgttgttgtcacTATTGGTAATGGTGATCAAACTACCACTTTTGCTGCTCCATCTGTAGCTGCTGAATCTAGTGTTAGTGTTTCTGTCAACACTGAACCACCTCAAAATCATCCAACTACTACTCAAGATGTTGCTTCTGCTTCTACTTATCCATCTTCCACTGATGGTTCTGCcgcttcttcttctgctgCCGCTTCTTCGTCTTCTCAAGCTGGTTCTGAACCTTCTGGTGGTGTTGGATCTGGTGGTGCTAAAGGTATTACTTATTCTCCATACAGTGACAATGGTGGATGTAAATCAGAATCTCAAATTGCCAGTGAAATTGCTCAATTATCTGGATTTGATGTTATTCGTTTATACGGGGTTGATTGTAGTCAAGTTGAAGCTGTTTTAAAAGCTAAAACTTCAtctcaaaaaattttcgCTGGTATTTTCGATGTTTCTAGTATTACATCTGGTATTGAAAGTTTAGCTGAAGCCGTTAAAAGTTGCGGTAGTTGGGATGATATTTACACTGTCTCTATTGGTAATGAATTGGTTAATGCTGGTTCTGCCACTCCAAGTCAAATTAAAGCTTATGTTGAAGAAGGTAGAAAAGCTTTAAAAGCTGCTGGTTACACTGGTCCAGTTGTTTCTGTTGATACTTTTATTGCTGTTATTAACAACCCAGATTTATGTGATTACTCTGATTACATGGCTGTTAATGCTCATGCTTTCTTTGATGGTCACGTTGTTGCTGAAAACTCTGGTGCTTGGGTCTTGCAACAAATCCAAAGAGTTTGGACTGCTTGTGGTGGTAAAAAGAATGTTTTAATTACTGAAACTGGTTGGCCATCTAGAGGTGATTCTAATGGTGTCGCCGTTCCATCTAAGAGTAACCAACAAGCTGCTATCAGTTCTATTAAATCTTCTTGTGGTGCCTCTGCTATATTATTCACTGCTTTCAATGACCTTTGGAAGGCCGATGGTCCATACAATGCTGAAAAATACTGGGGTATTTACTCTAACTAA